The Brassica napus cultivar Da-Ae chromosome C7, Da-Ae, whole genome shotgun sequence genomic interval TTCAATTCTTCTCTAGTAGCAATAGTTGCAGTTGATCCAGATGTTTTGAAAGATTGGGCTGCATCAGAAGACATCaaggtattattattatttataactctcaagactttttaattttattaaactcAGCTAAAGAAATATCTCTTCTTGGTGATTATAGTATGAGAATCTAGGACAGCTTTGTAAAGATCCAAAAGTGAGAAAGGCTGTTCTTGCCGAGATGGACATCGTTGGAAGAGAAGCTCAGGTAAGAACAAATAATATAAGAGTTAACAATCTCTCATGtcataaagaaaacaactaACTAACTCAACAAGCTGACAATTTGTGGTGATATATAGTTGAGAGGATTTGAGTTTGCAAAGGCTGTGACTTTGGTGCCAGAACCATTCACCTTAGAGAATGGACTTCTAACACCAACCTTTAAGGTAAAACCAACACCAGTATGAAGTATTTTGAAACCCCGCAATGAAGTCTGAATCTCTAATTTCAAGTGTTTAAAACTTACAAACAGGTAAAGAGACCACAAGCAAAAGCTTACTTTGCAGAGGCAATATCCAAAATGTATGCAGAGATTGCAGCTTGGGACCCTATGCCCTCTAAACTGTGATGATCGATATGCATTAGAGGCAAAAGTGTTTGTTGTAGTTCCGAGGGATTGATAAAAGATAAAACTACAAAATATGTGATTGGAGGTAGATTCATAAGCAATAAATCAGATTTTTATGCTGTAATTTTCGTTTATTCTATTAAATAAAAGAATCAGAGAATGGCTTTATTTCGTCACATTTTTTTAACCCAATTACTTTAACTttaataactatttaaaatgtatatatatacttagatgatttttttttgtcatctatcCATCTAGACTAGATCAAGCGGAAAACATACGGatgaaattataatatttattttcaaagagAATATTAACATTTACTCACACATCTAAGAACGATACTCGAGTAAAATGTTCATATCAAAGAAATGACGATAATCAATAAAAACTCATAATGTATAcaatattatgaatttttcttctgaaaaacaacaaataattgTTCTATACTcctattttacaaattttatttaagtaatGTATTGGTTGCAATTGTTTCTTTGACTGACAACAATGTGACGTTCTAAGTTAAAAAAATGTGACTTTGGaatcaaattaaattaattaatatattaaaaatcattaaatttattaaaatatttgtctatttttttcttttactgttTTTAAATGGTTTACAATATCTTTCCATGATAAAATGAACTCTTACTATTTGTATCacatttgatttaaaattattgtgataaataaatttaaaatatttacatatgaaatattattacaGAAAGTATGAGaagagttgacaaaaaaaaagagagaagaaaatagCAAATATACGCAATAAGATTTTccattttgtcatttttttcaCCGTCACTAGTATAATTTGTTTATTCATACTAAAACAATTCGGGTATTTTCAAATATGATCGCATGTTGCCGTTACTACAAACCCTAAATGAAAATCAAGAACATCTAACGGTGCATATAACGAGAAGCCACGTGGACGCTTCAGATCACACACTGTAGATATCGAAAGGAGAATGCCTATTGGCTCTCTCTCAACTCTCGAGTCGTCGTCCTTTTATTCAAGTTTCGCGGCaacgcctctctctctctctcttccttcgtctcccaaataatctttttttttttttttttcacttttaaaaaacCTCTTTCGAAATTTCTCACCGATCTCTCCAAGAAGGTTCTCAAAAGCTTTTCTCTCATCCAAGTTCTACTCCGTGTGATTCAACGCAGATTCTCGTTGAGCTGCGTTACTCGGTGAGTGGATCTGTTCTGATCTAGGGTTTTTAGCAGAACTAATTGGGTATTTTTCCAACTTTATCGATGAACTTCGATTTCGATTTGGGGATTGAGTCTGCTTGCTTTCGATTTCGAAGTTGGATTACTTtcaaattacaattttttttcggAAATTTGGATTTGAAAATTGTGATTTATGTTTCTTCGtgcgtttttttttctcaatctGGGCcttgttctcttttgaattcatCAAAGTTGATTTCGAtcctcttggatttggttattATTTTACTGATGACTCAAATTGTGAAGTAAAGGTGTTGTCTTTCTAACTCGCAATCGATATACTGATGATCTTCTTTCAGTGGAATTGGATTCGGGATTTTGGTGGAAGGGAGCAGAGGAATCAGAATATGGCGCCTAGGAGTGTGAACAAGCGCGTCGTCACCAAAGAAGCCTCCTCCTCTCCAGAAATAGACAAAGTCAAGCAACGTGTGAGTTTTTTTCTCTCGCATTGACCTAATCTTTATCTTATTAAAAGCCCTTCactttgaattttaaaaagagTCTCTCTCTTTGTAACTTGGATGCTCTTTATCCTTCAAACATGAATCAGATTTACCTCGTTGACTGTTTTTTTCACGTtgcagaagaagaagttgaCTGACAAGTTGGGACCTCAGTGGACGAAAGGTGAGCTTGAGCGTTTCTATGAAGCCTATCGGAAGCATGGCAGAGACTGGAAAAAGGTAACACAGTATATGGTTACTTTCTCTACGTTTGTATGACTTTAAACTCCTAACACACTACTTCATTGCTTCTTAGGTAGCTGCTGCGGTGCGGAGTAACCGGTCTGCTGACATGGTGGAAGCTCTTTTTTCTATGAACCGGGTATGACTACAAGAATATCTCACTTTCTCTAAGCTTACTTCTAACCTTAAAACGAAATTAGGTCAATAATGAATACCTTCTCACATTTGATTTTGCCATTTCATTTCCAGGCATATTTGTCCCTGCCCGAGGGAACTGCGTCTGTCGCTGGCCTCATTGCAATGATGACTGACCATTACAGCGTCATAGTGAGTCCATTTGTTTTATCACGGCTGGTCCACTTTAAACGTCATGTTGAAATGGGTCACATTGTCTATTTAGTATACTTGTGTACATGCTTATGGTAACTTTTGTAGGAGGAGAGCGAAAGTGAAGGAGAAGGCCGCGTTGATTCTGGAGTGTTGAGGAAATATCAGAAGCGCAAACGTGCTAAAGTTCCGCCTAGTGATGTTcgagaagaagttatctcacctCATTCAATTGCATCGATGGAAGGATGCCTCTCATTTTTGAAGCAGGCACAAGTTTATGGTACAATCATTATTTTCCGCCCAAATAAATTTCCTGAAATTTAAGGCTTCAAAGATGCTAAACAAATGAGTACTATGCGATTTAAATTGTTGTAAATGAACAACAAGCTGCGGCAGCGTGTAAATGAATGTATTCAAGAATGTGTAATTTGTTACTTTACGTTATGCAGGAAGGGAGCGACGTGCCACTGGTAAACGTACACCTCGGTTTCTTGTACCAAGTGCAGATCAGAGGGATGATACAGAAGGTTCAATGCCACTAAATAAAAGAGCCAAGAAACAACTTGAGGCTGATGCTGATGCTGATGATGATATACTAGCATTAGCATTGGCAAATGCATCGAGAAGGGTTGGAGGGTCTCCAAATAGAAGACCAGGCAGCACGCCAAATGTGAAAATGGTATCTCTATCGctctagaaatataaggtttaTTATCATGCCATGATTCATTTACAATAAATTCTACTCTTTGGGTTTTGCCAGTCACAAGCAAAGGAAGCTCAATCCAAGCACCATGCTAGCTCCATGTCTAGGAATGTGGTAAGAATAAGCCGAGATAGGAGGCACATTAGGGGATCTCCAGATAGAGATGGTGCCTTGTTGATGGATACAGAACGGGTTGGTAACGCCGAGGTTCCCCGGAAGGAGAAAAATGTCAGAATTGTAGAAGCAGAAGGAGATACTTCTGATGATAGCGGAGAAGCATGCAACGCCCCAAGAGGTAATATTTTCTCTAGATAGccaaaaaaactaataagaaaCTATTTTATGGAGGTAAAACCCAATAATAAGTTGAGGtgggaaaaaaaatcataggtCCAGTAATAGTCCctttttatagttttgtcaTAGATGTGAATTTTCGATTATTACTATACCACATTGTCTTCTTAACCTAAAggccttcatttttttttttgatgtgtAGATGGATTAGAAGCTCTGCATGCATTGGCTGACTTGTCAGCTTTACTGACTCCGGGTGGTTTGATGGAATCAGGTGAGCATCGAATGCTTTTATATTCTGGGTTGGGTTTAATATATTGTCTGGGTTTAGAAGGAAAAACCCATTAATACATATCTGCAGCTTTAGCATCTTCTCTTTATgttttgtgttggatccagaaTCATCTGCAGAGTTGAAAGAAGAAAGAGTAGCTAACACTCGGGAAACCGTATCCAGTAGCCATAACAGAGAAAAAGCAAAACAAGCAGGACGAGAAGACCATAGTGTCCTACATGTAATTTCAGCTGCTGATAGTAGAAAACCGAAGTCTGCGCAGGAACTCGTTGATGGTAATGCTGTTCCCATAGGGGAACTTGACACTTCAAGAAGAAAACGTAAACCTCTACATAATAAGGTATTTGCTTATCtatatatatgcaaaaaaaCGCTTCTCTCCTGGTTGGTAGTTTTTTGCTTGGATTTAATCTTACTCTGTGTGATCTGTGGTTGGTTGTCCACAATGCACTTGTAGGATCCTTGGCAAAGTATTTTCATCAAAAACACTTATGCTTTGTTTATTGCATTGCAGGAATCGGCTGAAGATGATAATTTGAAGACTCTGCTCAACCCCAGACGTGCTGGTCAAGGTCCAGTAAAGCAGCAGAAAACTGCAAAGACATCGGAAGAATCTTGTTCAACTAGTGATAAGAAAATAACAAGACCAAATGAAGCAGTGTCAGCTACACGAGTTTCAGGTTCGGGTCCAGCGAGTTTACCCCAGAAACCACCAAACAGGCGTAAGATTAGTTTGAAGAAAAGTTTACAAGAAAGAACTAAATCTTCTGAAGCCACTCACAACAAGTCACACAGTAACGAAGCAGAACCACATCATGAACTACTAAAGGTGGGAGTCTCTAACTTCATTTCTCTTAAGACGCATTAAAAATCTAGTAACTTATTTGCTTTTATTCCATTTTACAGGAGAAGGTTTCGACTTGTCTGTCACATCCACTGGTACGTCGAAGGTGCATATTCGAATGGTTCTATAGTGCCATCGACTATCCGTGGTTTGCAAAGATGGAGTTCGTTGATTATCTAAATCATGTGGGCCTTGGTCACGTTCCAAGACTTACTCGTCTTGAATGGAGCGTCATTAAAAGGTTTGTAACAGTTCCCTTATATATTCAAAGATTTTGAAAAGGTTACTCATTTTCTGTTATATTTTCAGTTCTCTTGGCAGACCTCGGAGATTCTCTGAGAGATTCGTACATGAAGAGCGGGATAAACTCGAACAATATCGTGAATCTGTGAGAAAGCAATACACAGAGCTACGTGCAGGTGCTAGAGAAGTGATTCATACAGATTTGGCCCAGCCTTTATCAGTCGGGAATAGAGTCATTGCCATCCATCCAAAAACACGGGAGATTCGTGATGGGAAGATTCTTACTGTGGATCATAACAAGTACAACGTTCTGTTTGATGAATTGGGCGTCGAAGTGGTTATGGTAAATCTCaaactataatatttatatactttaatcTTATCTCAGATGATTTAACAAATCCTTTTTGTTACAGGACATTGATTGCATGCCTTTAAATCCGTTAGAATATACTCCTGACGGCCTAAGGAGGCAAATGGATAACTGCTTGACTGTATGCGGAGAAGCACAGGTTAGGAAACACCCAAGCTCTGATGCATCTGTTCTGTTCACTCCTTCCGAGCTTGAAAATGTCGACTTTTCTATGAGTCCTACTAAGAAAGAGGTAAACAATGACGTTTGACTGGTCTGTTAAAGCT includes:
- the LOC106348678 gene encoding protein ALWAYS EARLY 1-like, encoding MAPRSVNKRVVTKEASSSPEIDKVKQRKKKLTDKLGPQWTKGELERFYEAYRKHGRDWKKVAAAVRSNRSADMVEALFSMNRAYLSLPEGTASVAGLIAMMTDHYSVIEESESEGEGRVDSGVLRKYQKRKRAKVPPSDVREEVISPHSIASMEGCLSFLKQAQVYGRERRATGKRTPRFLVPSADQRDDTEGSMPLNKRAKKQLEADADADDDILALALANASRRVGGSPNRRPGSTPNVKMSQAKEAQSKHHASSMSRNVVRISRDRRHIRGSPDRDGALLMDTERVGNAEVPRKEKNVRIVEAEGDTSDDSGEACNAPRDGLEALHALADLSALLTPGGLMESESSAELKEERVANTRETVSSSHNREKAKQAGREDHSVLHVISAADSRKPKSAQELVDGNAVPIGELDTSRRKRKPLHNKESAEDDNLKTLLNPRRAGQGPVKQQKTAKTSEESCSTSDKKITRPNEAVSATRVSGSGPASLPQKPPNRRKISLKKSLQERTKSSEATHNKSHSNEAEPHHELLKEKVSTCLSHPLVRRRCIFEWFYSAIDYPWFAKMEFVDYLNHVGLGHVPRLTRLEWSVIKSSLGRPRRFSERFVHEERDKLEQYRESVRKQYTELRAGAREVIHTDLAQPLSVGNRVIAIHPKTREIRDGKILTVDHNKYNVLFDELGVEVVMDIDCMPLNPLEYTPDGLRRQMDNCLTVCGEAQVRKHPSSDASVLFTPSELENVDFSMSPTKKEDDRDRRVTTDQTYNTDNIKARRDEIQRALMLQRTSDAQEMEPEMVGIVSGSRSIAQALVDAAMKAASSGKDDEDAGKMLQQALDSIGEHHQPLDNSIVSRMKHQDQANGSWDHHQNRSPSNTGEAMTEGLMGSGKNETQMASELISSCVATWLMIQKCTEKQYPPGDVAQVMETAVSSLQPRCPQNMPIYREIQTCMGWIKNQIMALVKT